CCAGTTCACCGTCAATAACAAATACACTTTTGGGAAGATCTACTACGGCTTCCTGGCTTTTCGGGCCATAGGCATTGTCCGAGGGAATGGTGAATTCAAAGGGGTCACCCTGGCCAAGATGTGCTACCTGGTTTTCAAATTCAGGGATCAGGTTGCCCGTGCCAAATAAAAACTGAGCAGGACTTGCCTTTTCCGCAGTTTCAATGATTTCTCCCTGGGCGTTGCCAGAGCGTAATTCGTAGGTCAATGAAATAACTTTTGCTTGAGCCATAAAATTTTTTGTTTCTGTTAAAAAATCAATGGGATGACAGCCCTTCCGGGCAGGCCATCCCTTCCTGTAAATGTTCTGCGAAGATAATCAAAATGTTACAAAATAAATGAATGAAAATGCCTAATTTTGAATTCTTAAACGCTCAAAACCTTAAAACTGGCTGATGCCGGGAAATAATCCTGAATTTTTATTTGTTTTTTCTTTGGGAATG
This region of Bacteroides sp. genomic DNA includes:
- a CDS encoding FKBP-type peptidyl-prolyl cis-trans isomerase, whose amino-acid sequence is MAQAKVISLTYELRSGNAQGEIIETAEKASPAQFLFGTGNLIPEFENQVAHLGQGDPFEFTIPSDNAYGPKSQEAVVDLPKSVFVIDGELATDMLEIGNMVPMRDQEGNPLNGKVVEVGEETVKMDFNHPLAGIDLHFKGEVLESRDATPEEISHGHVHTGHEGH